The following are encoded in a window of Conger conger chromosome 19, fConCon1.1, whole genome shotgun sequence genomic DNA:
- the LOC133119129 gene encoding nuclear transcription factor Y subunit beta-like — protein MDGDSSTTDASQLGITGEYMAGSHYVLQSQDDDGDEGLNDHEDGNGSKDNFREQDIYLPIANVARIMKNAVPQTGKIAKDAKECVQECVSEFISFITSEASERCHQEKRKTINGEDILFAMSTLGFDMYVEPLKLYLQKFREAMKGEKGITTVSVAEGLGDELTEDSFTNQLPAGLITADGQQQNVMVYTTSYQQIPGVQQIQFS, from the exons ATGGACGGAGACAGTTCAACCACCGATGCCTCCCAGCTGGGCATTACTGGAGAGTACATGGCAGGAAGCCACTACGTTCTGCAGTCTCAGGACG ATGATGGAGACGAAGGCTTGAATGACCACGAAGACGGCAACGGCAGCAAAGACAACTTCCGCGAGCAGGACATCTACCTACCCATCGCCAACGTGGCGCGCATCATGAAGAACGCAGTTCCTCAGACGGGAAAG ATCGCCAAGGACGCGAAGGAGTGCGTCCAGGAGTGCGTGAGCGAGTTCATCAGCTTCATCACGTCGGAGGCCAGCGAGCGCTGCCACCAGGAGAAGCGCAAAACCATCAACGGCGAGGACATCCTGTTCGCCATGTCCACGCTGGGCTTCGACATGTACGTGGAGCCCCTCAAGCTCTACCTGCAGAAGTTCAGAGAG GCCATGAAGGGAGAGAAGGGAATCACCACCGTGTCTGTGGCCGAGGGCCTCGGAGACGAACTCACAGAGGACAGCttca CAAATCAGCTACCAGCAGGTCTCATTACTGCTGATGGGCAGCAGCAGAACGTCATGGTGTACACCACCTCTTACCAGCAG ATCCCTGGGGTACAGCAGATTCAGTTCTCCTGA